The genomic window CTGCCACAAAAGAAAGAGCTATACCTGTGTTTCCACTTGTTGATTCCACTATCACACTGTCTTTACTGATAATCCCTTTATCTTCGGCATCCTTTATCATCGCATAACCAATCCTATCTTTTACACTTCCTAATGGATTAAAATATTCTAATTTGGCGATCACCCTAGCTGATATTTCACTGGCCTTGTTATAATTTGAAAGTTCCAGTAAGGGAGTATTCCCTATTAGGTCTACTAAACTCTTAGCTATCATGGTTTATCACTCCTTCATATTTTTTTCTAATTTATAAAAGTAATTTTGCCTATATCTTTAACTTTCACCATTGGACCGCTGGGCATCTTTGTAAATACATCTTTGAAATTTTCTTCTATGGCGTCTGGTACTTATTTTATCTATTCTATAGGTTTTTCCTTAAAATATTTTCTCTATATCCCATCGCTTTTTTTCCCAGAGGGAATCTTTCTTTTGATCTATTTCTATCAGAGTATCATCATTCGAGATTAATTAAGTTTAAAAAAATACGACTTTCAAATTACTGTTAATACGTGTGTATTTCGTAATATTTTAATATTAACATAGTTTATTCGACTAATCAAGAAAATTTCAGTTTTTTTTAAATACAATCTGAATCCCTAAGCAATAAAAATCCAGAGAAGATATCTCTGGATTTTTATATTTTATATGGTAAATATGTTACTGGTTTAATAAGAAGCTCATTATCAAGCATCTCTTCATCATTATTTATTTCCAGGTTAATAAGACTATTAAACCTGCTGTAAAAATTCTCTAGATATTTGTAGTTCATGAACAGTTTTTCAAAAGGATTTTCCTTTCTTATCTCCACAACACTATATTCTGAAATTTGTAGGTCTTTGGCCATAAGCCTTATAGTGTCCTGAAGACCGCCTATACCGTCTACAAGCCCTTTTTCTAAAGCCTCTTCCCCTAGCCAAACTCTTCCTCCTGCTATGGATTCGAGCTGATTCATCGGGATATTTCTTCCTGAACTTACTCTCTCTTTAAACTCAGAGTATATTTTAAAGCTCGATTCGTATATTCTATCCTTTTCCTCTTTAGTCATTCCGTCAGTTATAGAATATATTCCAGACAGCCTCCCCTTCTGTACGGACTCCATTTTTATTCCCAATTTTCCTGCTAGCTCACTGACATCAGGTACCAGGCTCACTACTCCTATAGACCCGGTGACGGTATCCCTCTCTGCGAAAACTCTGTCTCCAGATGCAGATATATAGTATCCTCCAGATGCAGAAGTTCCACCCATAGACACATAGACAGGCTTCTCTATACTTCTTATCTTGGCATTTATGACTTCAGATGCCAGGGCAGAACCTCCTGGAGAATCTATCCTCAGGACTATTCCAGCCACCTCTTTATCTCTCGTTGCAATATCTAGCTCCGAAATCATTGTATCTGGTGTTATTGCCTGCTGTGCGCTTCTTCCACTATTTGTATACAGTATCTCTCCGTCCCCGTAAATAAGTGCGATTTTTTTACCTGAACCCTGATGACCAACCACACTTCTAGAATATTTTCCGAGAGTAGTTGTGTTCACTATATTTCTTTCTTTCAAGAATTCATGGTAGTACATAAGTGTGTCCACCAGTTTCTCTTGCTTCATTTTAAAGGCATCTGCCAAAACAAAGTCTCCGTTTAGTATTTTTTTACTCAAGTCCCTCTCATCTATATTTCTAGCTACCGACACATCCTGAACAAAATTATAATATATTCTGTCTAGAAGCCTTGTGATATTCTCCCTAAATTCCTGAGACATCCCTTCTCTCACGTAGTTTTCTCCATAGGATTTATACTCTCCCACGTGTATAACATCATACTTTATTCCTATCTTTTCACTGAGCCTTTTCATATAAGGAAGCTCCATAAAATATCCTGAAATATTAGATCCTGCTCCTCTGCTAGGAGGCATTATTATCTCATCTGCATTGACTGCAAGTGAATAGTTTCTATTTTCAAAACCTCTTGAAAAGGCATATACCTTTTTCCCAGCTTCTCTGTATTCCTTAATTTTTCTCCCCAATTCATCAACCTGAGCCCTGTTCAAAGCCACACTATCAACTTTCAGGATAAGGCCATCTATTCGCTGGTCATTTTTTCCCTTGTCTAAGTAGTTTAGCATATTGTAGAAGTTAACTCTTTCGCCCTCAATTGTAAATATAGAGAAGCTTCCCCTTTCACCTATTGGTTTTGAGAGCTCAAGTTCGATATATGTATTCTTTTTTATCGGAGCCTTTTCCACCGAGGTTTTCGGAACAAAAACTGCCAAGAGAATTATTATTATTACCATCACCATCACAATCTTTATAAGGAAAGATGCTATCTCTTTCAATATAAAGAGAAGGGCATTTTTAAACCATTTCAAAATAATCATACTCTACCTCCCATAAATATTAGTCCTCTTCTTTACTATACTTTATTCCTATATTGATTGCAATTGAATTATATCCTCACACATAAAAATTTTATGTTCATAAATATCTTTTTCTACAAAACACTAAAAATTCCTGTAAATTTAGACACTATATTTGCTGTTTCTATTTTAAAACTTAAATTATATAAAAGATGCCCTACTACACTTTCCTAAGTGTTGGTTTTCCAATTCTTTAATATTTTACTCTCGCTAAGGACAATACTGGATAGGCTAACTTAACAAAATTAAAAGAACTCTAAATTTAGAGTTCTTTCTTAAAGTTGATATAAGTCAGGGTAATAAATAATTCACTCCCATAAAAATAACCCAGTTTCAGATTTATCTGGAGCTTTCTCTGGATTTTTTTATTAGATCTTTAATTTTTTTTTCAGATTCCCCATCTCTTTTTCCAAAATATCTAAAAGCGCATTCATATCTTTAGACACAGCCTCTATAGTCTCAGTCTTGGTTAGGTCGACACCTGCCTTTTTAAGCTGATTCATAGGATGGTCACTTCCCCCAGATTTAAGAAGTTCTAGATATCTCTTCAGAGCCTTGTCCCTCTCAGCTTTGCTGTATTTTTCATTTGTTATTCTATCATGGAGCACTGCAGAAGATGCGAAGCAGGTAGCATACTGGTAAACGTAATAAGGCGAGTTGTAAAAGTGAGGAATTCTCACCCATATTATCTTTTGAAGTTCATCTATAGCCACTGTATCACCGAAATAATCTTTGAATAACTGATCCATTATTCCACTTAAAATATCTGGAGTTATGGCCCCTCCGCTTTCAACTATTTTATGTACCTGATACTCATAGTCTGCAAAGAGGGTTTGTATAAAGTAGGTTCCAACTACATTACCTAGAGATTGCTCTATGAGGGCTATCCTTTCTAATGGATCCTTGGTGTTTTTTAACATATTATCAAGAAGCAGTCTTTCATTAAATGTAGATGCTACCTCGGCCACAAAAATTGTATATCCATGGGTGGAGTAAGGTTGATTTTCACTAGAAAGCATGGTATGCATAGTATGTCCCAACTCATGCCCTAGGGTAAAGACAGCGTCTAAGGTTCCATTATAGTTTAAAAGCATATAGGGGTGTACTCCGTAGATCCCTATAGAATAAGCTCCGCTCCTTTTATTGGGAGTCTCATAGACATCAAGCCATCCTTGACTGACAGCTTTTTTCATTCCCTTTACATACTCTTCTCCCAAAGGTTCCACAGACTGAAGAACCAATTCCTTCGCTTCATCATATTCAAACTCCCCGCTATAATCTACTAGGGTTATCTGATTGTCATAATAATGGTACTGATCTATCCCCAATAGTTTTTTTCTGAGGTTCACATATCTCTGAAGAGGCTGTGTATTTTCCCTGGTAACTTTTATAAGATTTTCATATACTTCCACAGGAATATTATTACCTTCTAGAGCCTTTGACAGAGTTGAATCATAGCCCCTTGCTTGGACAGTTGCATAACTTTTTTGAAGGATAGACCTGTATATTGCCGCATAAGTATTTTGATTGTTTTCATAAGCTGTATAAAGTGCTTCGAAGGCTTTTTTTCTGTCTTCCTGATTTTTATTGGTAGAGAGTATCTTAGAATAAACTGCATTTGTAACCTTTGTTTTTTCTCCTGTAGAAAGTTCGATCTCGTTCCATTTTATATCAGAAGTCGTAAGTTCCTTGTAAATGTCTCCAGGTGCCCCCATAAACTGTCCGTAATAGGAAAGAAGTTTTTCTTTTTCTGCATCTAGAACGTGTCCCTGAAGCCTATAAAGTTCCATAATATGAAATCTGTGCTCTTCAAGCTCTTTGTTTTCGTCTATCCACTTTATCATTTTTTCCTTTGGAATTTCTAGAATTTCTGGATTTATCCACGCTACAGTTGCACTGTATTGTGTATAAATAGCCATTATCTCTTGCAACCTTTTTGAAGCTAATTCATCTGTAGAATCTAGATCTCTCATGAGATATGGATAAAGATATATTTTATCTGTTATTTTTGACAGTTCATTCTCCATTGCCACAAGTTCAGCAAAAATTTTGGGGTCATTTTTTATTTTACCCCTATACTTTGGGATCTCCTCCATAATTTTTTTTGCCTTTATCAAATCAGCTTCCCATTCACCCCAGTTTTCATATATATCATTAAGATTCCATTTGTATTTTTGATCTATCTCTTCCCTTTTAACTATCTTATCTCCCTTAGACAACTCTACCACTCCTTCTTTTTCTGTCTTCGTTGTTTTTTTGCTTCTACTTTCTTTTGACGTTTTTCCTATATTTTTTCCACTTATATAAGCATGCCCTGCTATTCCTAGGACTGCTATAAATGCAAGTATAAGGAGTCTTTTTCTCATCTACGATCACCCCTTGAATATTTTATTTCTATTCTCTATTCCTATAATTTTACATATTTCCTTTGGATCTTGGTCTATTCTTTCACTCTTTTTAACATTGTAAGCCTTCTTAAACTGTCCCTGTGAAAAATGATAATAAAAATATATATTATCGAGCTTACCATCTTTTTCTATATTTTCTCGAAAAACTTTAAAAATTTTATTTAAATTTGAAATCCCTAGTATCCACATATCGCAGTTAAATATTTCCTGAAAACTGCATGCCAGCTCTGCCATAAACTTTTGGTTATCTTCTAGTATATCCTTGTAGTTGCTAAACTTAGCAAGCTCTGAAGTTATCTTCGTGTGGATAAAACTTTTATTTAAGACAATCACTTCCTTGTCAAACTCATCTACGAATCCATTTTCTTCCATAAAGTTTTTTCCTGTTTTCCCAGATATACCAACGGCATATTTATTCTGCATGCTTTCGTTAAATCCCGGGTTATCCGTAACCCACACATATTTTATACTATCACTCTTCTCCAAATAGTCAAGTTTTTCATTGTAAACAAAGGCTTTCATATTCCTCTCTTGGTCCTCATATTTTTTCAAGAGCTCTTCTGCAAACACGGGATAGTTTTTTCTATACTCATCTACTTTTGACCTGAATCTTCCCCTTATTTTTACAAACTCTTTGTACTGCTGAGATGTCATAGACTCCTCCTCACATTCTGTATGACTATATATTACTACAGTATATCTCGCTTTTAAAGTTCTTTTTATATTTAATGGTTTCTTTCATCTAAATTCATTTTTTAAAAAATAAAAACATCTGCATTTAAAAAACGCAGATGTTTTTATTTAAGCATGAAAAATCTAAATAAACTACCCTTACCTTCTTTAGATTCCACTTCTATCTTTCCGCCGCATATCCCTACAAGTTCTTCAACTATGGGAAGTCCCAATCCAGTTCCTGCCACATTGCTGGTTCTAGCCTTATCCACACGATAAAATCTCTCAAAAATACTATCTATCTCCTCTTTGGGTATTCCTAGTCCATTATCCTCTATAACTATCTTATATCTGTCATAGACCTCTTTTATCTCAATCTTTATGACAGGCTTTTTATCGTTATAAATTATAGCATTTTCTATGAGATTTTTAAGTATAGTAGTCAGCTTATCAAAATCCACCCTCATGTAATTGTTGGCATCCAAAAGATTTATTGAATATATTATTTCAGCATTTTTTGATTTTATGTACTGAGATAACATTTTCTCTATCTCTTCCTGTATTTTTTCAAAGGACACAGGAGCTAGATTCAGAACCTTAGAATTTTCTATTTTTGATATATTCAAAAAATTCATGGTTATGTTTTCCAGTTTATCCACATTATTTTTCACAACTTTCAAAAAACTCCCCCTCATCGTCTCCGGGGCATCTTCTAAGGCTATAAGATACCCTTTAATGTTGGTCAGTGGAGTCTTCAACTCGTGACTTATATTGCTTATAAAGTTTCTCTGTACCTCCATCATCTCACGATTTCTAGTTACATCTTTTATAGTTATAATAAACTGATTTCTAAATTCCAGATACTTAACACCTATCACAAGATATTTCTTCAGTTTAGATATATAGACATCCTCTTTCACATCTTTTTTTTCAACCGTGGCTTTTTTTACTACATTTATGATCTCAATATATTTCATTCCCTGATAGTAGTAACCCCCCTGAGAAAAACTATAGAGATAATTCAGTGATTCATTTTTTAAAATTACTTTCATATTCTCGTCTAGAAGAACAATTGACATATCTACTGAGGAGATCACTTGTCTGAGTATCTGTTTCTCCAAATTAAGCCTCTCTAGATTCTTTATGTTCTTACTCTGCCACGACTGAACAACCTTCCAAAATTCAACTAACCAAACATCACCCTTAGAATATATCTCTGTAACTTCACTTCCAGCCTCTAGTGCCTCTCTTATTTCATCCACTTTGTTAAACAAATGCCTTTTGAGATAATTTTTATAGCTGAAATGAATAAACATATTTAAAATAATAAAAAATATTATCTGTTCTATAAGAATGTTTCTGATATTTTTATAATCTGAATTATATCCTCTAGCCACCCTTATTATATAATCTTCTCCATACTCATCAGTGTATGGAATAGCATAATATGCAAGAAACTCACCTAGGGTTCTACTCTTTCTCACATTGAATCCTTGTCCGTCTCTAATAGCATCTATAACTTCGGGCCTTGTACTGTGATTTTCCATGGTTGATTCCTCATCATACTTTTCCGAATCATAGATCACTATCCCTTTTGAGTCTATAAGAGTAAACCTTTTTTCAATACTTCCGAATATATCCTGAAAATCCTCTCGTGAATTATTACCTGCAATATTTTTTATAAGCAGTGCATCTTCCCTCAGAGTTTTTTTAGCAACTTCTTGATAGAGATTTGATATCATGTTCATATTAGACTTTACAAAGAATATTTCAAGACAAAAAATCAATATAAGGGTTATTATTTCTTTTCTTCTAATTTGTATCCAACTCCCTTCACTGTTTTTATATTTTTAGAAATACTAACTATTTTATCCCTCAGTTTGGATATGTATATATCTACAGATCTGTCTCCAGTATAGTAGTTGGTGTTCCACACTTTGTCCAAAATCTTTTCCCTAGAGAGAACAAGGTTTTTATTTCTTATGAGAAGGTGCAGAAGATCGTACTCTTTTTTAGACAGTTCTATCTCCTCTCCATTTTCTGTAACAAGATGTCGGTCGTCGTCTACCACAACATTTTTAAAAACGTATTTTTTAGACACCTTCGTCCCAGTATCCAAGAATTTTTTGGCTCTCAGTATCAGTTCTCTTGGATCAAAGGGTTTTTTCATATAGTCATTAGCGCCTATTTCGAGCCCATCTAGAACATCCTCTATCTCGGTTTTGGCAGTCAGCATTATTATCCCAGGATTTCCATACTCTTCCGGAAGTTCTCTTACTATTTTTGTAAAATTTTTACCATCTAAACTAGGTAGCATAAGATCCAATACAACTAAGCCATGTTTTGATTTTTTCAAGAGCCTAAGCCCCTCTAGACCATCTGAAGCAGTCTCAACCTCGTAGCCTTCTTTATTAAAAAAATAACTTACTAACTGCTGTATTTCAAGGTCATCTTCAACTATTAATACTCTCACATAGCCCTCCTAAAATAAAGTCTTATATAATCATATTTATATTATTTTTCTTAAATAGTTCTTTTGTCAATTTTTTTAATTTGAAATTATATGTAGATTTCCCATAGTTGCCATTATAATGATTCTTGCACACTTTGCATATCAATAAAAAGAATAGATAATTTTTTTAGCCTCACTTATTCCTTGTAAGCTCAAAAATATTATCTCATTGTTATTTTTTTGAATTCCAGTATCATTTTCATCAATTCTTTAGAATACTATTTAAAGCATATTTTTATATCTTACACAAAAAAAAGAAAAAAGGCAACGGAGATTATCCGTTGCCTTTAAAAACTACATTTTATGTTTTGGGAAATAATGTGTGTGAAGAAGTTCGTGGGATTTATGTCCGCATGGCTCTCCTAGATGCTTTTCATAAATCTCTTTTATGTATTGGTTCTCATGTGATTTTCTAAGCGGTTTTCCAGCATCGATGGCATTTATTCCTGCCGTTCTTTTTTCTATGATTGAGAAATCTCCACCATGGAAAGGCTGTCCTCCTCCACCTACACATCCACCTTTACATGCCATTATTTCAATTGCATGTAATGTTTCTTCTCCAGATCTTATCTTGTCTAGAAGCTCTCTTGCCGCTCCAAGACCGTGGGTGATCCCTATTCTTAAATTGACTCCAGCCACAGGTACTTCAGCTATCCTTACGCCTTCCATCCCTCTCAACTGTTCAAAATCAACATTCTCAAGAGTTTCCCCTGTAACCATTTCATAAACGGTTCTTGTTGCAGCCTCTATAACTCCTCCGGTTCTTCCGAAGATATCCGCAGCACCAGTTGAAGCTCCTAGTGGATTGTCAAACTCACCTTCTTCAAGATCGTTAAAGTTGATGTTTGCCTGTTTTATAAGTTTAGCAAGTTCTCTTGTAGATAGAGAATAGTCTACATCTGGATTTCCGTTTTTGTCAGCAAATTCTGGTCTTGATGCTTCATATTTTTTAGCAAGACAAGGCATGATAGATACTACGATAAGGTCGTTTCTATCGATCCCCTCTTCCTTTGCCCAGATATTTTTAGCAACTGCACCAAACATCTGTTGAGGCGATTTAGCTGTAGACGGTACTTCAAGCATATCAGGGTAGTTGTGCTCTATGAACTTAACCCATGCAGGACAGCAAGATGTAAGGATTGGTAAATTGGCATCTTTATCTCCAGCAAGGAATTTTTCAAGTCTTCCCTTGAACTCTGTACCTTCTTCCATTATTGTAAGGTCTGCAGCCCAGTTAGTGTCAAACACATTATCAAAACCAAGGCTTCTTAAAGCTGTTACCATTTTAGCTGTTACGTCTGTTCCTGGTTCGTACCCGAACTCTTCTCCAAGAGCAACTCTTACTGCAGGAGCAACTTGTACAACTACTTTCTTAGCTGGGTTTGAAATATCTTTTACTAGTCTCCATGTATGGTCGGCTTCATGAAGCGCCCCTACAGGACATACAGCGACACACTGTCCGCAGTATGTACATACAGTATCTTCTAGGTCTTGCTCAAATGCAGGAGCAACAACTGCTTCGAACCCTCTGTTAACTCCAGAAAGAACCCCACAGGTCTGGATTACGTTACACATAGTTTCACATCTTCTACACATGATACATTTATCTATATCTCTGATTATAGAAGGGGAAATGTCCTGTCTGTATTTTGATTCTTTACCTTGGAATCTTACTTCTCTTACACCGAATTGAATTGCAAGGTCTTGAAGATCGCATTCTCCATTTTTAGAACAAGCTAGGCAATCTTTCGGATGGTCAGAAAGAAGAAGTTCTAAAACTGTTTTTCTTTTTTGCATTACTTTCATTGAGTTTGTAGTTACTACCATTCCATCATACACAGGGGTTGCACATGCCGGTGCAAGATTTCTTCTTCCCTCTACCTCTACAACACAGACTCTACATGAAGCGCAGTCATTTTTATAATCTGCCCCCCCCATCTGAAGATGACAGAGAGTAGGAATTGTTATTCCCACTGATTTAGCAGCTGCAACTATTGTTGCACCCTTAGGCGCTTCTACTGCTTTCCCATCTATAATAAGCTTTACTATTTCCATTCGCCCGATTCACTCCTTTTAATTTTGTCTTCCAAAACTAAGATTTATCCTCTATCAATAGCTCCAAATTTACATGTAGAATAGCAAGCTCCACATTTTATACATATACTTTGGTCGATTACATGCTTTTCTTTTACCTTACCAGCTATACAGTTAACTGGACATACTCTAGCACATGCCGTGCATCCGATACATTTATCGTTGATTGAGTATTGTAAAAGATCAGTACAAGCCCCAGCAGGACATTTTTTATCTACAACGTGTGCCACATACTCATCCCAGAATTGGTCTAGTGTTGAAAGTATTGGGTTTGGAGCTGTCTGTCCAAGTCCGCAAAGAGATGTATCTTTGATAGTCTCAGATAGTTCTTTTAGCAATTCAAGGTCTTCCATAGTACCTTTACCTTTTGTAATCTTATCTAGGATTTCATATAATCTTGTGTTACCTATTCTACATGGAGTACACTTTCCACAAGACTCTTCCACTGTAAATTCAAGGTAGAATTTAGATACTGCAACCATACAGTTATCTTCGTCCATTACGATCATTCCACCAGATCCCATCATAGATCCTTTTGCTAAAAGAGAGTCAAAATCAATTGGAGTATCTAGGTCTCTTTCAGTCAGACATCCACCAGAAGGTCCTCCTGTCTGAACAGCCTTAAACTTCTTCCCGTTTGAGATACCGCCACCAATTTCGAAAATTACTTCTCTTAAAGTAGTTCCCATAGGTACTTCTACAAGTCCTACGTTATTTATTTTTCCAGCAAGTGCAAATACTTTTGTTCCTGCAGATTTTTCAGTTCCTATAGCTTTAAACCATTCCCCACCATTTAAGATGATTTCAGGTATATTTGCAAAAGTTTCAACGTTGTTAACGTTTGTAGGTTTTCCCCAGTATCCTGATTCAGCTGGGAAAGGAGGTTTAGATGTAGGTTCTCCTCTTTCTCCCTCCATAGAATGGATAAGAGCAGTTTCCTCTCCACATACAAATGCTCCCGCACCGTATTTGATCTCTATATCAAAATCAAAACCTGAACCAAGAATATTTTTTCCTAAAAGTCCATATTCTCTGGCATCATCCATAGCTTTTTTCAATCTATTAATTGCTAGAGGATATTCTGCCCTGATATATACTAGACCTTTAGTTGCACCTGTAGAGTATCCACAGATAGCCATAGCCTCTATAACTGAATGAGGGTCTCCTTCAAGGATAGATCTGTCCATGAATGCTCCCGGATCTCCTTCATCTGCGTTACATACAACATATTTTTGATCTGCAGCATTGTTTGCAGCAAACTGCCACTTTAGACCAGTAGGGAATCCTCCCCCACCTCTTCCTCTGAGGCCAGATAATTTCATCTCATCGATTACTTCTTGAGGATTCATTTCATTAAGACATTTTCCTAATGCCATGTAACCTCTGTTACCTAGATATTCCTCTATATTTTCAGGATTAATAAGACCACAGTTTCTGAGAGCTATTCTCATCTGCTTCTTATAAAATTCCATGCTTTCACCTTCGTGAATTCTATTTCCAGTTTTCGGATCTCTATAAAGTAGAGTTTCTATTTTCTCGCCCTTTATTAAATCCTCTTCTACTATTCTTCCAGCATCCTCAGGCTTTACTTCAACATAAAATGTATTTTCAGGCATTATTTTTACAATTGGACCTTTTTCACAGAAACCGAAACATCCAGTTAATACTACCTCTACTTGATCCTCCATCCCTTTTTCCTTAAGGACAGTGTTGATATTATCCGCAATTTGTCTGCTCTTGGAAGAAAGACATCCTGTACCTCCACAAATTAGGACGTGCTTTTTATCTGACATCTAATTACCCCCTAAATTAATGATTACACTTTTTATTTCCGTCATTATCTACGAGAAAATTTTTTATTTTCTCTGTGTCTAAAATATATTTCTCTATTAGCTCTACAGCTTCCTTTGGTGTTATGTTTCCAAAAACAACATTCCCCATTTTTGGCATGATTATTTCTAGAGTAGGTTTTTCTCCAGAATATCCATAAAATTCCGTCTGAATAACAGCTACATCTTTGATATTATGATCTTTAAGATAATTTATTATCTCTATTGCTACTTCATCTGCAAGTTTTTTGGCTTCAGGCGTAGGTTGCCCTATTCCTATCTTAGCGACCTTGACATTTTCAAGATCTACTTCTTCTCATTTTTTTCTTACTTCGATAAGAGCTTCACACTCTTTATTCTTTTTCAAAAGCTCTTCATAAGATGCTATCTTTTTTGACATTAAGAAAACCTCCTTACCCTTTGGCTTTATAAGTGCTTAGTATTGTTTTTACATCTTTAGCTTCATCTTTACCAAAAACATCTTCACCCACAAGAACAACTGGCGCAAGTCCACATGCTCCTACACATCTTAGTGCATCGATTGAAAACATTCCGTCTGAAGTAGTTTCTCCAACTTCAATCCCCAGTTGTTTCTGGAAATCCTCTAGTACTTTTCCTGCTCCCCTTACATAACAAGCAGTTCCCATACATACTGAGATAGGGTATTTACCCTTTGGAGTCATTGTGAAAAACGAATAAAAGCTGACAACTCCGTAAACTTTGGCTAGCGGTAAATCCAATCTTTCTGCTACAAATGACTGAATCTCTTTCGGTAAATATCCGAATATTTCCTGAGCCTTGTGAAGTACTGTGATTAATGCCCCTTGTTTATCATCAAGATTTAAGATAAACTCATCTAACTTTTTGAAGCACTCTTCCTTAAGTTGGTTTTTACAAGACATCTACATCCTCCCTTTCATTATATTATGTTAATATTGTAACAATGTTGTGTTCACATACTAGTCAAATAATACCGTAAATCAGAAATAAAATCAATTATAAAATTAAAAAAATAAAATTTTTATTAAAAAACATTATATAATATTACAGTATTTTTTCAATTTGCTTTACAAATATTACCTTTAATCCATATAAACTTTTGGATTTAAATATCGTTTCTTTC from uncultured Ilyobacter sp. includes these protein-coding regions:
- the sppA gene encoding signal peptide peptidase SppA codes for the protein MIILKWFKNALLFILKEIASFLIKIVMVMVIIIILLAVFVPKTSVEKAPIKKNTYIELELSKPIGERGSFSIFTIEGERVNFYNMLNYLDKGKNDQRIDGLILKVDSVALNRAQVDELGRKIKEYREAGKKVYAFSRGFENRNYSLAVNADEIIMPPSRGAGSNISGYFMELPYMKRLSEKIGIKYDVIHVGEYKSYGENYVREGMSQEFRENITRLLDRIYYNFVQDVSVARNIDERDLSKKILNGDFVLADAFKMKQEKLVDTLMYYHEFLKERNIVNTTTLGKYSRSVVGHQGSGKKIALIYGDGEILYTNSGRSAQQAITPDTMISELDIATRDKEVAGIVLRIDSPGGSALASEVINAKIRSIEKPVYVSMGGTSASGGYYISASGDRVFAERDTVTGSIGVVSLVPDVSELAGKLGIKMESVQKGRLSGIYSITDGMTKEEKDRIYESSFKIYSEFKERVSSGRNIPMNQLESIAGGRVWLGEEALEKGLVDGIGGLQDTIRLMAKDLQISEYSVVEIRKENPFEKLFMNYKYLENFYSRFNSLINLEINNDEEMLDNELLIKPVTYLPYKI
- the pepF gene encoding oligoendopeptidase F produces the protein MVKREEIDQKYKWNLNDIYENWGEWEADLIKAKKIMEEIPKYRGKIKNDPKIFAELVAMENELSKITDKIYLYPYLMRDLDSTDELASKRLQEIMAIYTQYSATVAWINPEILEIPKEKMIKWIDENKELEEHRFHIMELYRLQGHVLDAEKEKLLSYYGQFMGAPGDIYKELTTSDIKWNEIELSTGEKTKVTNAVYSKILSTNKNQEDRKKAFEALYTAYENNQNTYAAIYRSILQKSYATVQARGYDSTLSKALEGNNIPVEVYENLIKVTRENTQPLQRYVNLRKKLLGIDQYHYYDNQITLVDYSGEFEYDEAKELVLQSVEPLGEEYVKGMKKAVSQGWLDVYETPNKRSGAYSIGIYGVHPYMLLNYNGTLDAVFTLGHELGHTMHTMLSSENQPYSTHGYTIFVAEVASTFNERLLLDNMLKNTKDPLERIALIEQSLGNVVGTYFIQTLFADYEYQVHKIVESGGAITPDILSGIMDQLFKDYFGDTVAIDELQKIIWVRIPHFYNSPYYVYQYATCFASSAVLHDRITNEKYSKAERDKALKRYLELLKSGGSDHPMNQLKKAGVDLTKTETIEAVSKDMNALLDILEKEMGNLKKKLKI
- a CDS encoding ATP-binding protein, which codes for MNMISNLYQEVAKKTLREDALLIKNIAGNNSREDFQDIFGSIEKRFTLIDSKGIVIYDSEKYDEESTMENHSTRPEVIDAIRDGQGFNVRKSRTLGEFLAYYAIPYTDEYGEDYIIRVARGYNSDYKNIRNILIEQIIFFIILNMFIHFSYKNYLKRHLFNKVDEIREALEAGSEVTEIYSKGDVWLVEFWKVVQSWQSKNIKNLERLNLEKQILRQVISSVDMSIVLLDENMKVILKNESLNYLYSFSQGGYYYQGMKYIEIINVVKKATVEKKDVKEDVYISKLKKYLVIGVKYLEFRNQFIITIKDVTRNREMMEVQRNFISNISHELKTPLTNIKGYLIALEDAPETMRGSFLKVVKNNVDKLENITMNFLNISKIENSKVLNLAPVSFEKIQEEIEKMLSQYIKSKNAEIIYSINLLDANNYMRVDFDKLTTILKNLIENAIIYNDKKPVIKIEIKEVYDRYKIVIEDNGLGIPKEEIDSIFERFYRVDKARTSNVAGTGLGLPIVEELVGICGGKIEVESKEGKGSLFRFFMLK
- a CDS encoding response regulator transcription factor, with product MRVLIVEDDLEIQQLVSYFFNKEGYEVETASDGLEGLRLLKKSKHGLVVLDLMLPSLDGKNFTKIVRELPEEYGNPGIIMLTAKTEIEDVLDGLEIGANDYMKKPFDPRELILRAKKFLDTGTKVSKKYVFKNVVVDDDRHLVTENGEEIELSKKEYDLLHLLIRNKNLVLSREKILDKVWNTNYYTGDRSVDIYISKLRDKIVSISKNIKTVKGVGYKLEEKK
- a CDS encoding NADH-dependent [FeFe] hydrogenase, group A6, with the translated sequence MEIVKLIIDGKAVEAPKGATIVAAAKSVGITIPTLCHLQMGGADYKNDCASCRVCVVEVEGRRNLAPACATPVYDGMVVTTNSMKVMQKRKTVLELLLSDHPKDCLACSKNGECDLQDLAIQFGVREVRFQGKESKYRQDISPSIIRDIDKCIMCRRCETMCNVIQTCGVLSGVNRGFEAVVAPAFEQDLEDTVCTYCGQCVAVCPVGALHEADHTWRLVKDISNPAKKVVVQVAPAVRVALGEEFGYEPGTDVTAKMVTALRSLGFDNVFDTNWAADLTIMEEGTEFKGRLEKFLAGDKDANLPILTSCCPAWVKFIEHNYPDMLEVPSTAKSPQQMFGAVAKNIWAKEEGIDRNDLIVVSIMPCLAKKYEASRPEFADKNGNPDVDYSLSTRELAKLIKQANINFNDLEEGEFDNPLGASTGAADIFGRTGGVIEAATRTVYEMVTGETLENVDFEQLRGMEGVRIAEVPVAGVNLRIGITHGLGAARELLDKIRSGEETLHAIEIMACKGGCVGGGGQPFHGGDFSIIEKRTAGINAIDAGKPLRKSHENQYIKEIYEKHLGEPCGHKSHELLHTHYFPKHKM